In Rahnella sikkimica, the following are encoded in one genomic region:
- a CDS encoding metal-dependent hydrolase, with protein sequence MDSVSQLVLGAAVGIAVMGKRTPVWKSALAGAVCGTLPDLDVFYDHGDAISNMTQHRTQTHALLYLTLISPLLAWMMAKIFSAGQYFRRWCGTVWLALITHPLLDLMTVYGTQLGIPFTHYPFAVGSIFIVDPLYTLPLIIGVGLALYREQQRGIMWNNVLLGVSCLYLICTVIEQHEVTVHVSEELQRQNIESTQVLVTPTPLNSLVWRVVVMNKNSYGEGFTSLLHPDSPIRFRFYPRGEALYEAHKDNAFLARVAWFSHGFFSVKEQGGHILVSDLRMGQEPDYTFVFDLGEMKAGEPPELPVKVASARPSAVKMWRQFRSALDVE encoded by the coding sequence ATGGATTCGGTTTCACAATTAGTCTTGGGCGCTGCCGTCGGTATCGCGGTGATGGGCAAGCGGACGCCGGTGTGGAAATCCGCGCTGGCGGGCGCGGTCTGCGGAACGTTGCCGGATCTGGATGTCTTTTACGATCACGGCGACGCCATCAGCAATATGACGCAGCACCGCACGCAGACGCATGCGTTGTTGTATCTCACGCTGATTTCGCCGCTGCTCGCCTGGATGATGGCGAAAATTTTCAGCGCCGGGCAATATTTCAGACGCTGGTGCGGCACGGTCTGGCTGGCGCTGATCACGCATCCGCTGCTCGATTTAATGACGGTTTACGGCACGCAGCTGGGCATTCCTTTTACGCATTATCCGTTTGCGGTCGGCAGCATTTTCATCGTCGATCCGCTGTATACCCTGCCGCTGATCATCGGCGTCGGGCTGGCGCTGTACCGCGAGCAACAGCGCGGGATCATGTGGAACAACGTGCTGCTGGGCGTGAGCTGTTTGTATCTTATCTGCACGGTCATCGAGCAGCATGAGGTGACGGTGCACGTCAGTGAAGAGTTGCAGCGGCAGAATATCGAAAGCACGCAGGTTCTGGTGACGCCGACGCCGCTCAACTCGCTGGTGTGGCGCGTGGTGGTGATGAATAAAAACAGCTACGGCGAGGGTTTTACATCGCTGCTGCACCCGGATTCCCCGATCCGTTTCCGCTTTTATCCGCGCGGAGAAGCGCTGTACGAAGCGCATAAAGACAACGCATTTCTCGCCCGCGTCGCGTGGTTCAGCCACGGATTTTTCAGTGTGAAAGAGCAGGGCGGACACATTCTGGTCAGCGATTTACGCATGGGTCAGGAACCGGATTATACCTTTGTGTTTGATCTCGGAGAGATGAAAGCCGGAGAACCGCCTGAATTGCCGGTCAAAGTGGCCTCGGCCAGACCGTCAGCGGTGAAGATGTGGCGGCAGTTCAGGTCGGCGCTGGATGTGGAGTAG
- the rutR gene encoding HTH-type transcriptional regulator RutR — protein sequence MKPLVEPPQPAAGESTSRKAGVKAPTRRSRAVAAKRGNIMAAALEFFSLYGIHGTSLDQVAERADVSKTNLLYYFPSKEDLYIAVLKGLLDIWLAPLKALQRDQHPLEAIRDYIRLKLCVSRDHPQASRLFCLEMVQGAPLLKQELGGSLKTLVEDKSDVIRGWIKDELIAPVDPMQLIFMLWATTQHYADFGVQVEAITGKTLNDPEFFELTVSNVQRIITEGIQLRA from the coding sequence GTGAAGCCATTGGTCGAACCTCCTCAGCCCGCCGCCGGGGAAAGTACATCCCGCAAAGCCGGGGTGAAAGCACCGACGCGCCGCTCGCGGGCGGTCGCCGCCAAACGTGGCAATATCATGGCCGCCGCGCTGGAATTTTTCTCGCTGTACGGCATTCACGGCACCAGCCTGGATCAGGTCGCCGAGCGCGCCGACGTCTCGAAAACCAATCTGCTGTATTACTTCCCGTCGAAAGAAGATCTGTATATTGCCGTGCTGAAAGGCCTGCTGGATATCTGGCTGGCCCCGCTGAAAGCGCTGCAACGGGATCAACATCCGCTGGAAGCGATACGCGACTATATCCGCCTGAAACTCTGTGTTTCCCGCGATCATCCGCAGGCGTCGCGACTGTTTTGTCTGGAGATGGTGCAGGGCGCGCCGCTGCTGAAACAGGAACTCGGCGGCAGCCTGAAAACGCTGGTGGAAGATAAATCGGATGTGATCCGCGGCTGGATAAAAGATGAATTAATTGCGCCGGTTGATCCGATGCAGCTGATTTTTATGCTGTGGGCAACCACGCAGCATTACGCCGATTTTGGCGTGCAGGTTGAAGCCATTACCGGCAAAACGCTCAACGATCCTGAGTTTTTCGAACTGACCGTGAGCAACGTGCAGCGCATTATTACCGAAGGCATACAGCTTCGGGCTTGA
- the rutA gene encoding pyrimidine utilization protein A — MKIGVFIPIGNNGWLISETAPQYKPTFELNKTIVQKAEHYHFDFALSMIKLRGFGGKTEFWEHNMESFTLMAGLAAVTSRIQLYATAATLVMPPAIVARMAATIDSISNGRFGVNVVTGWQKPEYEQMGMWPGDDYFSRRYDYLTEYVSVLRDLWGTGHCTLDGEFFKMDDCRVSPRPQSEMKVICAGQSDAGMAFSAKHADFNFCFGKGVNTPTAFAPTAARMKTAAQAEGRDVSSYVLFMVIADETDAAARAKWELYKDGADAEALAWLTDQSSKDTKSGADTNVRQMADPTSAVNINMGTLVGSYASVARMLDEIDTVPGAGGVLLTFDDFVEGIENFGRFIQPLMKTRQHIATEQKEVA; from the coding sequence ATGAAAATCGGTGTCTTTATTCCTATCGGCAACAACGGCTGGTTAATTTCTGAAACCGCGCCACAGTACAAACCAACTTTTGAACTGAACAAAACCATCGTGCAGAAGGCGGAGCATTATCATTTCGACTTTGCGCTGTCGATGATCAAACTGCGCGGCTTCGGCGGTAAAACCGAATTCTGGGAACACAACATGGAGTCGTTCACGCTGATGGCGGGCCTTGCCGCCGTGACCTCCCGCATCCAGCTCTACGCCACCGCCGCCACGCTGGTGATGCCACCGGCGATTGTTGCGCGCATGGCTGCCACCATTGATTCCATCTCCAATGGCCGTTTCGGCGTGAACGTCGTCACCGGCTGGCAGAAACCGGAATACGAACAAATGGGCATGTGGCCGGGCGACGACTATTTCAGCCGCCGTTATGACTATCTGACCGAATATGTCAGCGTCCTGCGCGACCTGTGGGGCACCGGCCACTGCACGCTCGACGGCGAATTCTTCAAGATGGACGACTGCCGCGTGAGCCCGCGCCCGCAGTCTGAAATGAAAGTGATCTGCGCCGGACAAAGCGACGCAGGCATGGCGTTCTCTGCTAAACACGCCGATTTCAACTTCTGCTTTGGCAAAGGCGTTAACACGCCGACCGCGTTTGCGCCGACCGCTGCACGCATGAAAACGGCGGCGCAAGCCGAAGGCCGCGACGTCTCCTCTTACGTGCTTTTTATGGTCATCGCGGATGAAACCGACGCCGCCGCCCGCGCCAAATGGGAACTGTACAAAGACGGTGCCGATGCCGAAGCGCTGGCGTGGCTTACCGACCAGAGCAGCAAAGATACCAAATCCGGTGCCGACACCAATGTCCGCCAGATGGCCGACCCCACGTCGGCGGTCAATATCAACATGGGCACGCTGGTCGGTTCCTACGCCAGCGTCGCCAGAATGCTTGATGAAATCGACACCGTGCCGGGCGCAGGCGGCGTCCTGCTGACCTTCGACGATTTCGTAGAAGGCATCGAAAACTTTGGCCGTTTCATCCAGCCATTAATGAAAACCCGCCAGCACATCGCAACAGAACAGAAAGAGGTGGCCTGA
- the rutB gene encoding pyrimidine utilization protein B, which produces MTLFEKPKAVEDLNVVRREPKNSGEETILTARPEAIAFTPQQTALIVVDMQNAYASQGGYLDLAGFDVSATAPVIANIKVAIAAARAAGIKVIFFQNGWDNQYVEAGGAGSPNFHKSNALKTMRKRPELMGKLLAKGDWDYDLVDELRPQPGDIVLPKPRYSGFFNTQLDSLLRSYGIHHLVFTGIATNVCVESTLRDGFFLEYFGVVLEDATHQAGPEFAQKAAIYNIETFFGWVSSVRDFCDAVGYDAKQNAA; this is translated from the coding sequence ATGACGTTGTTTGAGAAACCGAAAGCGGTTGAAGATCTGAACGTGGTTCGCCGCGAACCGAAGAACAGCGGTGAGGAAACCATTCTCACGGCCCGTCCGGAAGCCATTGCGTTTACACCGCAGCAAACGGCGCTGATTGTGGTGGATATGCAGAATGCGTACGCCTCGCAGGGCGGTTATCTGGATTTGGCCGGTTTTGACGTCTCCGCGACCGCGCCGGTGATCGCCAACATCAAAGTGGCCATTGCCGCCGCGCGCGCCGCAGGCATCAAAGTGATCTTCTTCCAGAACGGCTGGGACAATCAGTACGTCGAAGCCGGTGGCGCAGGTTCGCCAAACTTTCACAAATCCAACGCGCTGAAAACCATGCGTAAACGCCCGGAACTGATGGGTAAATTACTGGCAAAAGGCGACTGGGATTACGACCTGGTGGATGAACTCCGGCCACAGCCGGGCGACATCGTGCTGCCTAAACCGCGCTACAGCGGATTCTTCAACACCCAGCTCGACAGCCTGCTGCGCAGCTACGGCATTCACCACCTGGTGTTCACCGGCATCGCCACCAACGTGTGCGTGGAATCCACGCTGCGTGACGGTTTCTTCCTCGAATATTTTGGCGTGGTGCTTGAAGACGCCACCCATCAGGCTGGCCCGGAATTCGCGCAAAAAGCGGCGATTTATAACATCGAAACGTTCTTTGGCTGGGTCTCCAGCGTGCGCGATTTCTGCGACGCTGTGGGTTATGACGCTAAACAAAACGCCGCATAA
- the rutC gene encoding pyrimidine utilization protein C, with protein MPKSAIIPAGSGVPLAPFVPGTLADGVVYVSGTLPFDKDNNVVHLGDAAAQTRHVLETIKSVIETAGGTMDDVTMNSIFITDWANYAAVNQVYADYFPGEKPARFCIQCGLVKPGALIEIATIAHIGK; from the coding sequence ATGCCTAAAAGTGCCATTATTCCGGCTGGCAGCGGCGTTCCGCTGGCACCGTTTGTTCCGGGAACGCTGGCCGACGGCGTGGTTTACGTCTCCGGCACGTTGCCTTTTGATAAAGACAATAACGTCGTGCATCTGGGCGATGCCGCCGCGCAAACCCGCCATGTGCTGGAAACCATCAAAAGCGTGATTGAAACCGCGGGCGGCACAATGGATGACGTCACCATGAACTCGATTTTCATCACCGACTGGGCGAATTACGCCGCCGTGAATCAGGTTTACGCCGACTATTTTCCGGGCGAAAAACCGGCGCGGTTCTGCATTCAGTGCGGGCTGGTCAAACCGGGCGCGCTGATTGAAATCGCCACTATCGCGCACATCGGCAAGTAA
- the rutD gene encoding pyrimidine utilization protein D, giving the protein MYYKVLGNNNADAETVVLSSGLGGSGSFWQPQLAMLSAHFRVIIYDQHGTGVSKGTVPAGYRMEDMADELAGLLNELDITRCHLVGHALGGIIGLHLALRYPALLQSLVVINGWAKLDNQTRRCFEVRQNLLLNSGVDAYVQAQPLFLYPGDWLSANDALLQEERQHQVAHFQGMENLLHRLQALMNSDLTETLGQVIAPTLAFSCKDDLLVPWMRSADLAERLQNSEHTQMLYGGHAMSVTDPETFNPILLEWLQRHSSQKPAAPSHHLPTETTWPKH; this is encoded by the coding sequence ATGTATTACAAGGTATTGGGTAACAATAATGCAGACGCCGAAACCGTGGTGCTTTCCTCCGGCCTCGGCGGTTCAGGCAGCTTCTGGCAACCCCAACTGGCGATGCTGAGCGCGCATTTTCGCGTCATCATCTATGACCAGCACGGAACCGGCGTCAGTAAAGGCACGGTACCCGCCGGTTACCGGATGGAAGACATGGCGGATGAACTCGCCGGACTGCTCAACGAACTGGATATCACCCGCTGCCATCTGGTGGGCCACGCGCTCGGCGGCATTATTGGCCTGCATCTGGCCCTGCGTTATCCCGCGCTGCTGCAAAGCCTGGTGGTGATCAACGGCTGGGCGAAGCTCGACAACCAGACGCGCCGCTGCTTTGAAGTCCGCCAGAATTTACTGCTCAACAGCGGCGTCGATGCCTACGTGCAGGCGCAACCGCTGTTTCTGTATCCGGGCGACTGGCTGTCGGCCAACGACGCATTACTTCAGGAAGAGCGCCAGCATCAGGTGGCGCATTTTCAGGGAATGGAAAACCTGCTTCACCGGCTTCAGGCGCTGATGAATTCCGATTTAACGGAAACGCTCGGGCAGGTGATCGCACCCACGCTGGCGTTCAGCTGCAAAGATGATTTGCTGGTGCCGTGGATGCGCTCTGCCGACCTCGCCGAACGGCTGCAAAACAGTGAACACACACAAATGCTGTACGGCGGCCATGCCATGAGCGTGACCGACCCGGAAACGTTTAACCCGATTTTACTGGAATGGCTGCAACGGCATTCATCGCAAAAACCTGCCGCGCCTTCCCACCACCTGCCCACGGAGACAACATGGCCGAAACACTAA
- the rutF gene encoding NADH-dependent FMN reductase RutF, producing the protein MAETLTAKPTASTVEKQAFRDAMAHLGSAVNIITTDGPGGRAGFTASAVCSVTDSPPTLLVCLNRSASVYPAFTENQVLCVNTLADCHESLSNLFGGKTPMEQRFDAAEWSSLSTGSPILSDALVSFDCKITQVTQIGTHDILFCEAVAITRNDERHGLVYFDRRYHPLMRQSAC; encoded by the coding sequence ATGGCCGAAACACTAACCGCTAAGCCAACGGCATCAACCGTCGAAAAACAAGCGTTCCGCGATGCGATGGCGCATCTCGGTTCCGCCGTTAACATCATCACCACCGACGGCCCCGGCGGGCGCGCGGGCTTTACCGCATCGGCCGTGTGCAGCGTCACCGACTCCCCGCCGACCTTACTCGTTTGCCTGAACCGCTCGGCGTCGGTGTATCCGGCCTTTACCGAAAATCAGGTGCTGTGCGTCAACACGCTCGCCGACTGTCATGAATCGCTGTCGAATTTATTCGGCGGAAAAACGCCGATGGAACAACGTTTTGACGCCGCTGAATGGTCATCCCTTTCCACAGGCTCTCCGATTCTCAGCGATGCGCTGGTGTCGTTTGATTGCAAAATTACGCAAGTCACCCAGATTGGCACCCACGATATTTTGTTTTGCGAAGCCGTCGCGATCACCCGCAACGACGAACGCCACGGACTGGTGTATTTCGACCGCCGCTATCACCCGCTGATGCGGCAGTCAGCCTGTTAA
- the rutG gene encoding pyrimidine utilization transport protein G, whose translation MANTNTSWFPKWRKREGNLDGAVIAPDERLPLGPTVIMGLQHTVAMFGATVLMPLLMGFDANMAILMSGIGTLLFFLVVGGRVPSYLGSSAAFVGLVIAVTGYSGHGANPNIGVALGGIIACGVIYTLIGFVVMAVGTRWIERLMPPVVTGAVVMAIGLNLAPIAINSVSASSFDSWMAVVTVLCIGSVAVFTRGLVQRLLLLLGLVAAYLIYMLVTNVLGLGAPVDFTAVTQAAWFGLPTITTPVFSTHAMLMIAPVAVILVAENLGHIKAVAGMTGKNLDPYMGRAFVGDGLATLLSASAGGTGVTTYAENIGVMAVTKIYSTLIFVAAAIVAIVLGFSPKFGALIHTIPGPVLGGASIVVFGLIAVAGARIWVQNQVDLGLNGNLIMVAVTLVLGAGNFTLSLGGFSMGGIGTATFGAILLNAFLSRSKQVKTQPEIKTGTEAALKDH comes from the coding sequence ATGGCAAATACCAATACCTCCTGGTTTCCAAAGTGGCGTAAAAGAGAAGGCAATCTGGATGGCGCCGTTATTGCGCCGGACGAACGGCTGCCGTTAGGGCCGACGGTGATTATGGGGCTGCAACATACCGTCGCCATGTTCGGCGCAACGGTATTAATGCCGTTGCTGATGGGGTTTGACGCCAACATGGCGATCCTGATGTCCGGCATCGGCACCCTGCTGTTTTTCCTGGTGGTCGGCGGACGCGTGCCGAGCTATCTCGGATCGAGCGCGGCGTTTGTCGGTTTGGTGATTGCGGTGACCGGCTACAGTGGCCACGGCGCGAACCCGAATATCGGCGTGGCGCTCGGCGGCATTATTGCCTGCGGCGTCATTTATACGCTGATTGGTTTTGTGGTGATGGCCGTCGGCACGCGCTGGATTGAACGCCTGATGCCGCCGGTCGTGACCGGTGCGGTAGTGATGGCGATTGGTCTGAACCTCGCGCCGATTGCCATTAACAGCGTTTCGGCGTCGTCGTTTGACAGCTGGATGGCGGTGGTGACCGTGCTGTGTATCGGTTCGGTGGCCGTTTTCACCCGCGGGCTGGTGCAGCGCTTACTCCTGCTGCTCGGGCTGGTGGCGGCGTATCTGATTTATATGCTGGTCACAAACGTCCTGGGGCTGGGCGCACCGGTGGATTTCACCGCCGTCACACAGGCTGCGTGGTTTGGTCTGCCAACCATCACCACGCCGGTGTTCAGCACCCACGCGATGCTGATGATTGCGCCGGTGGCCGTGATTCTGGTGGCCGAAAATCTCGGACACATTAAAGCAGTCGCGGGCATGACCGGTAAAAACCTCGACCCGTACATGGGCCGCGCGTTTGTCGGCGACGGGCTGGCGACATTACTGTCAGCCTCCGCGGGCGGAACCGGCGTGACCACTTACGCAGAAAACATCGGCGTCATGGCGGTTACAAAAATTTATTCCACGCTGATTTTCGTCGCTGCTGCGATTGTTGCCATTGTGTTGGGCTTCTCGCCCAAATTTGGTGCACTGATCCACACCATTCCCGGTCCGGTATTAGGCGGCGCATCGATTGTGGTGTTCGGTTTGATTGCCGTCGCCGGTGCGCGCATCTGGGTACAAAACCAGGTGGATCTGGGTCTTAACGGAAATCTCATCATGGTTGCCGTCACGCTGGTACTGGGCGCAGGCAACTTTACCCTGAGTCTGGGCGGCTTCAGCATGGGCGGCATCGGCACGGCGACGTTTGGCGCAATCTTGCTGAACGCCTTCCTCAGCCGCAGCAAACAGGTTAAAACGCAGCCGGAAATAAAAACTGGCACAGAAGCTGCATTAAAAGATCACTGA
- a CDS encoding TIGR04028 family ABC transporter substrate-binding protein, whose translation MHILRRRNAVTRALALGVLITSSYAVFAADSTPVQGGTLVYLEQQAHTNLYPPAGGFYPNGGILNQITDKLTYQNPKTLEVEPWIAESWSFNADKTEYTFKLRPGVTFSDGTPLDANAVAKNFDTYGLGNKERHLPVSEVINNYDHSEVVDPLTVKFYFKKSSPGFLQGTATIGSGLVSLSTLDRNFDALGDATHIIGSGPFVVSKETLGREVDLTARKDYNWGPKNLKQQGRANLDVIKVIVTGEDSVRIGALLAGQADFIRQVQAYDEKQAKDQNFPIYAAPTKGVNDSISFRPDNALVSDLKVRQALLHATNSKQVVETLFSPNYPQATSVIAKTAAGYVDLSNKLTYDPTLSKKLLDEAGWKPGPNGLRQKDGKTLSLTIYESLPQPQNKEVLQLISQQWNQVGAKLNILAGDAGSRVADNLDPEKTPANVVEVGRADPDVIKSSFYPTNRDALLQKGGLSSKVKSFRDDKLNDLLVAISAEVDPKKRLALAGDVQNYLLDQAYVIPIFEEPQVYAGAPYFKGVSFEAVGRPSFYAAWLEKH comes from the coding sequence ATGCACATTCTTCGCCGGAGAAACGCGGTCACACGCGCACTGGCTTTAGGGGTATTGATCACCAGTTCTTACGCCGTTTTTGCCGCCGATTCAACGCCGGTTCAGGGCGGAACGCTGGTTTATCTCGAACAACAGGCACACACCAACTTATATCCTCCGGCGGGAGGTTTTTACCCGAACGGCGGCATCCTGAATCAGATCACCGACAAGCTGACCTATCAGAACCCGAAGACGCTGGAAGTCGAACCGTGGATTGCCGAATCCTGGAGCTTCAACGCCGACAAAACCGAATACACCTTCAAACTGCGTCCGGGCGTGACCTTCTCCGACGGCACGCCGCTTGATGCCAACGCCGTAGCGAAAAACTTCGACACCTACGGGCTGGGCAACAAAGAACGCCATCTGCCGGTTTCCGAAGTGATTAACAACTACGACCACAGCGAAGTGGTTGATCCGCTGACCGTGAAGTTCTACTTCAAAAAATCCTCACCGGGCTTCCTGCAAGGCACGGCGACCATCGGCTCCGGGCTGGTATCACTGAGCACGCTGGATCGCAATTTTGATGCGCTGGGCGACGCGACGCACATCATCGGTTCCGGCCCGTTCGTGGTCAGCAAGGAAACGCTCGGTCGTGAAGTCGATCTGACGGCGCGCAAAGATTACAACTGGGGGCCGAAAAACCTCAAACAGCAGGGTCGCGCTAATCTCGACGTCATCAAAGTGATCGTCACCGGTGAAGACAGCGTGCGTATCGGCGCGCTGCTGGCCGGTCAGGCAGATTTCATCCGTCAGGTTCAGGCGTATGACGAGAAGCAGGCCAAAGACCAGAACTTCCCGATTTATGCCGCGCCAACCAAAGGCGTGAACGACAGTATTTCGTTCCGTCCGGACAACGCGCTGGTGTCTGATCTGAAAGTCCGTCAGGCGCTGCTGCACGCCACCAACAGCAAACAGGTGGTCGAAACGCTGTTCTCGCCAAACTATCCGCAGGCCACGTCCGTCATCGCCAAAACGGCTGCCGGTTACGTGGATCTGAGCAACAAACTCACTTATGACCCGACGCTGTCGAAAAAGCTGCTGGACGAAGCGGGCTGGAAACCGGGCCCGAACGGCCTGCGCCAGAAAGACGGCAAAACGCTGTCACTGACCATTTATGAATCCCTGCCGCAACCACAGAACAAAGAAGTCTTGCAGCTGATTTCGCAGCAGTGGAATCAGGTCGGCGCGAAGCTGAACATCCTGGCCGGTGACGCGGGCAGCCGCGTAGCCGACAACCTGGATCCGGAAAAAACGCCGGCGAACGTGGTGGAAGTCGGCCGCGCCGATCCGGACGTCATCAAAAGCTCCTTCTACCCGACCAACCGCGATGCGCTGCTGCAAAAAGGCGGCCTGAGCAGCAAGGTGAAAAGCTTCCGTGACGACAAACTGAATGACCTGCTGGTGGCAATTTCAGCCGAAGTAGATCCGAAAAAACGTCTGGCGCTGGCCGGTGACGTGCAGAACTACCTGCTCGATCAGGCTTACGTCATTCCGATTTTCGAAGAGCCACAAGTTTATGCCGGAGCACCTTACTTTAAAGGCGTGAGCTTTGAAGCCGTTGGCCGTCCAAGCTTCTACGCCGCATGGCTTGAAAAGCACTAA
- a CDS encoding ABC transporter permease: MNRYVSGRFGQALLVLWAAFTVSFILLQVLPGDAILIKFQNPDMGLSPAQIADMRAAYGADVPLVQQYLHTLGNFLRGDLGYSIQAGVPVTELLSSNFPPTLRLALMGFALAAVVAFALAFTSSLLHFGWLKNLLQSVPSLFISIPTFWLGIALIQFFSFHLRWIPVINPGEWVGLILPVVTLAVPISAPLAQILIRSIDQVQTQPFVAVARAKGASRSGVLWRHVARNALLPVLTIAGLLFGELIAGALITETVFGLNGLGQLTQQAVNNQDVAVLQAIVVISAAAFVGINLLVDLLYPLLDPRLKANASKNSKGATA; encoded by the coding sequence ATGAACCGATACGTTAGCGGTCGTTTTGGGCAGGCTTTGCTGGTGTTGTGGGCGGCGTTTACCGTCTCCTTCATTCTCCTGCAAGTGCTGCCGGGCGATGCCATTCTGATTAAATTCCAGAACCCGGACATGGGGCTGAGCCCGGCGCAAATCGCGGACATGCGCGCGGCCTACGGCGCGGATGTGCCGCTGGTGCAGCAATATCTGCACACGCTGGGGAATTTCCTGCGCGGGGATCTGGGCTATTCGATTCAGGCTGGCGTACCGGTCACTGAATTACTCAGCAGCAACTTTCCGCCGACTTTGCGGCTGGCGCTGATGGGCTTCGCACTGGCCGCCGTGGTGGCCTTTGCGCTGGCGTTTACCTCCAGCCTGCTGCATTTCGGCTGGCTGAAAAACCTGTTGCAGTCGGTGCCGTCGCTGTTTATCTCCATTCCGACTTTCTGGCTCGGCATCGCGTTGATTCAGTTTTTCTCTTTCCATCTGCGCTGGATCCCGGTGATCAATCCGGGGGAATGGGTCGGGCTGATTCTGCCGGTGGTGACGCTGGCCGTACCGATTTCCGCACCGCTGGCGCAGATCCTGATCCGCAGCATTGATCAGGTGCAAACCCAGCCGTTCGTCGCCGTTGCCCGCGCCAAAGGGGCCAGCCGCAGCGGCGTGTTGTGGCGTCATGTGGCGCGCAACGCCCTGCTTCCGGTGCTGACTATCGCCGGTTTGCTGTTTGGCGAACTGATCGCCGGGGCGCTGATCACCGAAACGGTATTTGGCCTGAATGGCCTCGGTCAACTGACACAGCAGGCGGTGAACAATCAGGACGTCGCGGTTTTACAGGCGATTGTGGTGATTTCCGCCGCCGCTTTTGTCGGCATCAACTTACTGGTCGATTTGCTTTATCCGCTGCTCGATCCGCGCCTTAAAGCCAATGCCTCGAAAAACTCAAAGGGAGCCACCGCATGA
- a CDS encoding ABC transporter permease, translating to MSSLPLGKSILSVPATQRRRWKPARLQPGLIIAWLVIATVILWAVAPGWFTDYSGTEGIAGAQRLAPQAGHWLGTDQLGRDVYARIVYGASHSLSGALVAVALGLVFGTALGLAAGASGGIVDAIVMRINDVLLSIPGLLLSLSVIILLGFGTVHAAIAVGVTSVANFARLARAEVVLVRHSDYVEAAYGSGGTFFSILWRHILPNSLTSVIAFSALQFGSAILAISTLSFLGYGTPPPTPEWGLLIAEGRNYISTAWWLTTFPGVVVVLVVLSANRISQSLRRRTR from the coding sequence ATGAGCAGCTTACCGCTGGGTAAAAGCATACTTTCCGTGCCCGCCACACAGCGCCGCCGCTGGAAACCGGCCCGTTTACAGCCGGGGCTGATCATCGCCTGGCTGGTGATCGCGACCGTGATTTTATGGGCGGTCGCGCCCGGCTGGTTTACCGATTACAGCGGCACTGAAGGCATCGCGGGCGCGCAGCGTCTGGCGCCGCAGGCCGGCCACTGGCTGGGCACCGATCAGCTCGGCCGTGACGTGTACGCCCGCATCGTTTACGGCGCGTCGCATTCACTCTCCGGCGCACTGGTCGCCGTGGCGCTCGGGCTGGTGTTCGGCACCGCATTAGGGCTGGCAGCCGGGGCCAGCGGCGGCATTGTTGACGCCATTGTCATGCGCATCAACGACGTGTTGCTGTCGATTCCCGGTCTGTTGTTGTCGCTGAGCGTCATCATTTTGCTCGGCTTCGGCACGGTTCACGCGGCGATTGCCGTCGGGGTCACCTCCGTCGCCAACTTCGCCCGCCTCGCCCGCGCCGAAGTGGTATTGGTGCGCCACAGCGATTACGTCGAAGCGGCCTACGGCAGCGGCGGCACCTTCTTCTCGATCCTCTGGCGGCACATTTTGCCGAACTCGCTGACGTCGGTGATTGCCTTCTCCGCACTGCAATTTGGCAGTGCAATTCTGGCGATTTCCACCCTGAGTTTCCTTGGTTACGGCACACCGCCGCCAACGCCGGAATGGGGTTTACTGATTGCCGAAGGCCGTAACTACATTTCAACCGCCTGGTGGCTGACCACCTTCCCCGGTGTCGTCGTGGTGCTGGTGGTGCTTTCCGCCAACCGCATCAGCCAGTCATTACGCAGGAGAACACGATGA